One window of Medicago truncatula cultivar Jemalong A17 chromosome 2, MtrunA17r5.0-ANR, whole genome shotgun sequence genomic DNA carries:
- the LOC25487914 gene encoding probable peroxidase 26 gives MGRLMYVAFPLIIAFAVLSLCHGVAAAAATYPKPKLQWHYYHNTCRDAEVYVRHQVKIHWDQDKSITAKLLRLVYSDCFVNGCDASILLDEGPNPEKRAPQNRGLGGFVLIDRIKTVLESRCPGIVSCADILHLAARDAAKMAGAPGYPIFTGRKDGMKSDAASVDLPSPSISWQESLAYFKSKGLNVLDMTTLLGAHTLGQTHCSYIVDRLYNYNGTGNSDPSMDATFRDTLRGLCPPRTKKGQSDPLVYLNPDSGKNYIFRESYYKRILRNEAVLGIDQQLLFGDDTKEITEEFAAGFEDFRRSFAQSMFKMGNIKVLTGNQGEIRRSCRHTNK, from the exons ATGGGGAGACTTATGTATGTGGCTTTCCCACTAATAATCGCTTTTGCAGTGTTGAGCTTGTGCCATGGAGtggcagcagcagcagcaacttATCCAAAGCCAAAGTTGCAGTGGCATTACTATCACAACACATGCCGCGACGCAGAGGTGTATGTCCGGCACCAAGTGAAGATTCACTGGGATCAAGACAAAAGCATTACTGCCAAGTTACTACGCTTGGTTTACTCCGACTGTTTTGTCAAT GGTTGTGATGCATCAATACTGCTTGATGAAGGACCAAATCCAGAAAAAAGAGCACCACAAAACCGGGGGCTTGGAGGATTTGTACTAATTGACAGGATCAAAACTGTTCTGGAATCACGATGCCCTGGAATTGTCTCCTGTGCTGATATACTCCATCTCGCAGCTAGGGATGCTGCTAAAATG GCAGGTGCACCGGGTTATCCAATTTTCACAGGAAGAAAGGATGGCATGAAATCAGATGCTGCATCAGTAGACCTGCCATCACCATCCATTTCATGGCAGGAATCTCTAGCATACTTTAAATCAAAGGGACTGAACGTATTAGATATGACAACACTCTTAG GAGCGCACACACTCGGCCAAACACATTGTAGCTACATTGTTGACAGGCTGTATAATTACAATGGTACTGGAAACTCAGACCCAAGCATGGATGCTACTTTTCGAGACACATTGAGGGGACTTTGTCCCCCAAGAACAAAGAAAGGACAAAGTGACCCGCTGGTATACCTAAACCCAGACTCTGGAAAAAATTACATCTTCAGAGAATCATACTATAAAAGGATCCTGCGCAATGAAGCTGTCCTGGGAATCGATCAACAATTACTATTTGGTGATGACACTAAAGAGATCACCGAAGAATTTGCTGCTGGATTTGAAGATTTTAGGAGATCTTTTGCTCAATCCATGTTCAAAATGGGAAATATCAAAGTTTTAACAGGAAATCAAGGAGAGATACGCCGGAGTTGTCGACACACAAATAAGTGA